CAGCTGGCCGACCAGCGCGCCGACCGCGTGATGGCCTATCTGGCCACCCAGCTGCCGGCCGAGCGGGTGTTGCTGACGCGCTCGCAGCTCACCTCCGAACGCCCCGAAGGCGATCAGGGCCCGACCAGCCGGGTGCAGTTCGAATTGCGCTGAGCGGGCTCAGCGGTAGCCGATCAGCCGCCCGAGGGTGATGACGCCCAGCCACAGCCCGATCGAGAGCGCGCCGGCCCAGCGCCAGGCGGGCCGGGGCGCGGCGCCCGGCGTCACGCCCAGCAGCGCCCAGTGCGGCGAGCGGCGCAGCAGCAGCGCGTTGCACAGCGCCGCGCCGAGCAGCGCCAGCTTGATGCCGAACAGCGGCTCGTCGAGGTAGTCGGGCGGGCGTGTCGCGAACATCAGCGCGCCGGTCGACAGGGCCAGCACCAGCCCGCACACGGCCACCGGGATCAGGACGCGGGCGAGGGGTTCGAGCGGCACCGGCTTCCAGCAGCCGATCAGCCGCAGGTCGAGCGGCACGATGGCGCCGAACAGCAGGGCGATGCCGACGACATGCCCGGTGTTGACCAGCGGGTAGAGCCACAGCGACGCGCGCAGCGCCTGCGACAGCGTGCTGGCTTCGAGCGCGGCCGCCAGGGCCTCGAGCGGCATCAGCCGGCGCCGGCCGCGCGGTGCGTCAGGGCGGCCATTCAGTCGCGATCGGGGTAGAGGTCGAACTTCTGGCCGTCGATGAACACGCGTTCGGCCTTGAACACCTTCTTCTTCGGGTCGGCGTGGCGGTGGCCGGCGACGCTGAGCGTCACGCCCTTGACGAGCATCTCGTCCTTGAGCCCGATGCGCTCGTGGCGCCAGGGCTGGCCGACCTCGACGATCCACCGCACGCCGTCGACGTTCAGCGTCAGCTCGCCATGCGGGTTGCCCAGCTTGGCGGCGACGATCTCGCCGCGCAGTTCGGAGTTGCCGTCTTCGGCCCACGACCAGCCGTGATGCGCCACAGCCGGCAGCGCCAGCGCGGCGGCGAGCGCGGCGCCGCTCAGGGATCGAAGCCAGAGACGGCGCGGCAGATCGGCCGGTGTGTGTGACATGGGCAGCTCTCCTGGATGCCCAAAAATCCTACACCTGCGCGGCTATCCCCTGTCGTCTGTCGCGGTCACTGCGGCTTGAAACCGCTGGCCGCGATGATGCGCTGCCATACCTTCGCATACGCCTGCTCACGCGCGCCGAGCTGGGTGCCGCTCGTCAGTCCGACGCTCAGGCCCATCGCGGTCAGGCGGTCGTGCACCTCGCGCTGGGCGATGACGCGGCCGAGCGCGGCCGAGAAGGCGTCGAGGTTCGCCTTGGGCGTGCCGGCGGGCGCGAACACGCCGTAATACGGCACGTCCTCGAAGCCCGCCAGGCCGAGCTCGGCAAAGGTCGGCACGTCCGGCAGCGCCGGCTGGCGTGCGCCGCCCAGCACCGCCACCACGCGGATCTTGCCGGCCTTGTGGTTCTCGATGAAATCGGGGATCGAGCCGACGCCGGCGGCGATCTGGTTTCCGAGCATGTCGGTGATCATCGGCGCGCTGCCGCGGTAGGGCGCCGAGATCAGGTCGAGCTGGTACTTCTCGCCGATCACCTTGACGAGGAACTCCGGCACCGACGCCGGCGCCGGCACGCCCACCGCGCCCTTGCCGCCGCCCTGGGTCTTCACCCACGCCACGTACTCGGCCAGGCTGCGCGCAGGCGTGCCGCCCGAGACCGCCAGCGCATTGACGAAGGTGGCAAAACCCGCCACCGGCACGAAATCGCGCGCCGGCTCGAAGCCCGGCGTCTTCACCACCAGCGGCAGGATCGTGATGGTGTGGTCGTGCGACAGGAAGAACGTGCTGCCGTCGGCCGGCGACGCCTTCAAGGTCTGCGCGGCCAGCTGTCCACCGGCACCGGGCTTGTTCTCGACCAGCACCTGCGTGCCGAGCTCGTCCTTCAGCCGCTCGGCCAGCAGCCGCGCGATCGCGTCGGTGCCGCCGCCGGGCGGGAAACCCACCAGCAGCCGGATCGGTTTGGCCGTATCGGCCCGGGCCGGCGTGAACGGCGCTGCCGCAGCGGCCAGGCCGAGGGCGAGCGCCTGCCGGCGGGTGGGGTTGCGCGGGGTGCGTGGCGAGGCGGGCTGGGTCATGGTGCAGATCTCCGGGGCGGTCAGGTCAGGCTCAGGCGTTGAACGGCTGCGCGGCGGCGATCAGGTCGATCTCGACCGCGGCGTTCTTGGGCAGCGCGAACACGCCCACCGAGGTGCGCGTGTGCAGGCCGGCCGGGCCCAGCACGGTGGCGAACACCTCCGAGGCGCCGTCGCCTACTTCGCTGATCTGGGTGAACTCGGCGCTGCACTGCACGAACACGTTGACGCGCAGGATCTTGCGCACCCGCGACAGCGTGCCCAGCTCGCGCTGCAGCAGGGTCAGCGCGCGCAGGGCGCAGATCTGCGCCGCGCGCTGCGCATCGGCCAGCGCCACCTCGGCGCCTACCCGGCCGGTATAGGCCATGCGATCGCCCACCCGCGGCGTCTGGCCGCTGACGAACACCTGATCGCCATCGGCGACGACCGCGGTGTAGTTGCCGCCGACCTTGATCCCGGGGTCGATCAGGTAGCCGATGCGTTCGGCGAATTGGGCGAAGAGGGTGTCCGGATCGTGTTTCATGCGATCAGCCCTCGCGCCGCAGCGCCGGGAACAGCACCACGTCGCGGATGCTCACGCTGTCGGTCAGCAGCATCATCAGCCGGTCGATGCCGATGCCGCAGCCGCCCGTCGGGGGCATGCCGTATTCGAGCGCGCGGATGAAGTCGGCGTCGTAGAACATCGCCTCTTCATCGCCGGCGTCCTTGTTGGCGACCTGGCTCTGGAAGCGCGCGGCCTGGTCCTCGGCGTCGTTCAGCTCGCTGAAGCCGTTGCCGAATTCGCGGCCGGTGATGAACAGCTCGAAGCGCTCGGTGATCGACGGGTTGGCGTCGGATGCGCGCGCCAGCGGCGACACCTCGACCGGGTAGTCGATGATGAATGTCGGCTGCCAGAGCTTCTCTTCGACCACCGCCTCGAACAGGCCGAACTGCAGCGCCGCCAGCTTCCAGTGCTTGGGCGGCTCTTCACCGAGCGAGGTCAGCTTGGCGTGGATCACCGCGGCATCGTCGGCTTCGGCTTCGGTGAGACCGGCATGCACCACCAGCGAATCACGCACCGACAGCCGCGCGAACGGCTCGTCCAGATGCACCGGCTTGCCGGCGTAGCTGACCCGCGCCGAGCCGGTGGCCTGCGTGGCGGCGTGGCGCAGCAGCTGCTCGGTGAAGTCCATCAGGTCGTGGTGATTCCAGTACGCCGCGTAGAACTCCATCATCGTGAATTCGGGGTTGTGCCGAACCGAGATGCCTTCGTTGCGGAAGTTGCGGTTGATCTCGAACACGCGCTCGAAACCGCCCACCACCAAGCGCTTGAGGTACAGCTCGGGCGCGATGCGCAGGAACATCTCCTGGTCGAGCGCGTTGTGGTGCGTGACAAACGGCTTTGCGTTCGCGCCACCCGGGATCGGGTGCAGCATCGGCGTCTCGACCTCCAGGAACTGGTGCTCCAGCATGAAGCCGCGGATGCTCGCCACCGCCTTGCTGCGGGCGCGGAAACGCTCGCGCGCGCTGTCGTCGGTCATCAGGTCGACGTAGCGCTGGCGGTACTTCTGCTCCTGGTCGGTCATGCCGTGGTGCTTGTCGGGCATCGGCCGCAGGCTCTTGGTGAGCAGGCGCAGGCCGGTCACCTTGATCGACAGCTCGCCGCTCTTGGTGCGAAACAGCGTGCCGGTGGCACCCAGGATGTCGCCCAGGTCCCAGTGCTTGAAGGCGGCCAGCAGTTCGGCACCGACGTTGTCCTGCGTGATGTAGAGCTGGATGCGCGGGTTGCCGTCGGCCGAGCCGTCCTGCAGCGTGGCGAAACAGGCCTTGCCCATCACGCGCTTGAGCATCATGCGGCCGGCCACGCAGGCGGTGATCGGCGCGGCTTCGAGCGCCTCGTTGTCCTTGCCTTCATGCAGGCGGTGCAGGTCGGTGGCGTGGTCGGTGGGCTTGAAGTCGTTCGGGAAGACCGCGGTGCCGGCCTCGCGGTGCTGCTGGCGCATCACGGCGAGTTTTTCGCGGCGTTCGGCCATGAGCTGGTTTTCGTCGGCCGCGACGGGGGCTGCGGCGTGATGGGGAGTCGGGTGGCTCATGGGCGGTGGGCTCGGTGGAATGGCGGGAACGAAGCGGTTGAATCTGCTGCGATTTTAGGCGGCGGGGCGGCGCCTAAAATTCGTGGCTTCGCCCATCGAGCGCCCAGCGCCTGCGTCCATGCCAGCCGATCTGCCCATCACCGACCGAAAAATCAAGTTCGCGCTGGTGGGCTGCGGTCGCATCGCCAAGAATCACTTCGCCTCGCTGGCCCAGCACGGCGAGCGCGCCGAACTGGTCGCGGTGTGCGACAACCAGCCCGCCGCACTCGCTGCCGCCGTCGCCGCCACCGGCGCGCAAGGGTTCGCGTCGCTCGATGCGCTGCTCGCCGGATCGGACGCCGACATCGTCGTGCTGACCACGCCCAGCGGCCTGCACTCGCGCCAGGCCATCCGCGTCGCCGCCGCCGGCCGTCACGTGCTGAGCGAGAAGCCGATGGCGACCAAGTGGGACGAGGGCATGGCGATGGTGCAGGCCTGCCGCGACGCGGGCGTCAAGCTGTTCGTCGTCAAGCAGAACCGCCTGAACGCGACCATGCAGCTGCTGAAGAAGGCGATCGACGCCAAGCGCTTCGGCCGCATCCACATGGTCACGGTCAACGTCTTCTGGACCCGCCCGCAAAGCTATTACGACGAGGCGCCGTGGCGCGGCCGCTGGGACATGGACGGTGGTGCCTTCATGAACCAGGCCAGCCACTACGTCGACATGGTCGACTGGCTGGTCGGCCCGGTCGACAACGTGCACGCCTACACCGCCACCCAGGCGCGCGACATCGAGGCCGAAGACAGCGGCATCATGAGCCTGCGCCTGCGTGCCGGCGGCCTGGCGAGCATCGCGGTGACGATGCTGACCTACCCGAAGAACCTCGAAGGTTCGATCACCGTGCTGGGCGAACGCGGCACCGTGCGCATCGGCGGCGTGGCGATCAACGACATCCAGCACTGGGAATTCGACGAGCCGCGCCCCGAAGACGCCGAGGTCAAGGCGGCGAGCTACGCCACCACCTCGGTCTACGGCTTCGGCCACCCGCTCTATTACGACAATGTCATCAACACCCTGCGCGGCGAGGCGCATGCCGAGGTCGACGGCTACTCCGGCCTGCGCTCGCTGGAGGTGCTGATCGCCGGCTACCGCAGCGCGCGTGACGGCGTGCGGGTCGGCCTGCCGCTGGTGTTCTGAAACTCCCGAGGATCCTGCAATGAACCACTGGCAACACGAATCAGCCATCGTCGACCCCGGCGCACAGCTGGGCGAGGGCACCAAGGTCTGGCACTTCAGCCACGTCTGCCCGGGCGCGCGCATCGGCGACAACTGCTCGCTGGGCCAGAACGTCTTCATCGCCAACGACGTGTCGATCGGCCACGGCGTGAAGATCCAGAACAACGTCTCGGTCTACGACGCGGTGACGCTCGAAGACGACGTGTTCGTCGGCCCGAGCGTGGTCTTCACCAACGTCTACAACCCGCGTGCGGCGGTGTCGCGCAAGAGCGAGTACCTGCAAACGCGGGTCAAGCGCGGCGCCACGCTGGGCGCCAACTGCACCATCGTCTGCGGCACCACGATCGGCGAATACGCCTTCGTCGGCGCCGGCGCAGTGATCACGCGCGACGTGCCCGCCTACGCCCTGATGGCCGGCGTGCCCGCGCGGCGCATCGGCTGGATGAGCCGCAACGGCGAGCGGCTCGGGTTGCCGGTGCATGGCGAGGACGAGGCGGTGTGCCCGGTGACGGGGGAGCGGTATCGGTTGCGGGGGGATGTGGTGACGCGGGTCTCCACATCATGACTGAGGCAGAACCCGTGCCTACGATTGCCAAAGCCGAGCCACGCCGCGTCGACGGATTGCCGCGGCTTCAGGTCGAGCAGATGGGACCGATCCAGCATGCGGACGTGACTTTCGGTGATCTGACCGTCATCGTCGGTCCGCAGGCCACCGGGAAAAGCCTATTTTTGCAGACGCTCAAGCTGCTGATCGACCGGGACCAGATTCATGAGACCTTTCGCCACCACAGCATGAATTTCAGTGGGCGTGCCGATGCCTTTTTGGATGGCTATTACGGCCGTGGCATGGCGGGTGCGTGGAATGTCGAACAGTCGCGTTTGGTCTGGAACGGCAAACGCGTCCAACTTCCCGAGTACGCATCGCCGACCAAATCACCTAAGAGCAAGGTGATGCATGAACGTTTGTTCTACATCCCGGCTCAACGTGTCATGAGCCTCCCAGGAGGGGTCTCTCAGAACTTCGGCCAGTTCAACTATGGCGATCCGTACGCGCTGCGGGTTTTCAGCGATGCCGTCCATGATCTGATTCAGAACGAGTTTGGCGCGAAAGGCGAGTTGTTCCCCGCCGCCAATCGTCTTAATGCCACCTTGCGTGAGCCGATCAATGCACATCTGTTCGGCGGCAACAAGCTGGTTATCGACGATTCGGATTTCACCAAGCGTTTGGCGCTGGCGGTTCCCGGACAGTCGAAGCCGCTGGGATTCTTGTCGTGGTCCGCGGGACAACGAGAATTCGCACCGATGCTGATGGGGCTGTACTGGCTGTGTGCGGTAAGGCACCCACAGCGCATGTCCGGGAGGACCCAGGCCGAAATCATCGAATGGGTCGTGATCGAGGAACCCGAGATGGGCCTGCATCCGCAAGGCATCTCAGCCGTGTTGCTGATGGTGCTGGAGTTGCTGCGGAGAGGCTACCGGGTCGTGATCTCGACGCATTCGCCCGTGGTGCTGGAATTGGTCTGGGCGCTGCAGGAGTTCAAGAAACTTGGCGCGGATGAATCCGATGTCCGCAGACTGTTCGATCTGAAAGCCTCCGCCCCTGCCAAGGATTTGGGCAGGGTCGCGTTGGGCAAGGACTACCGGGTCTACCACTTCGACCGACAGCACGCAGTCCGCGACATCTCGAACCTGAGCCCTGGCGCCGAGGCGATCGCAGAATCCGAGTGGGGCGGCATCACTGGTTTCTCGTCACGTGTCAACGAAGTCATCGCAGCGGCGGTGAACCGTGCCGACGCTCGCACAAGGTTGCCACACTGATGGCAACGAGCCGCAAGCGCACAAGCACGTTGGCCCAGACTTCAGCCTTTGATGCGGCGGCCCGTGCGGCTGGAATAACGCCATGCACTGGCCTGGGCGCGGTCAAGGCCGAATACCGTTCCGGTGTGTCGCTGAAGCCGGAGCACCGGCACACCGCGAGCATCG
This portion of the Leptothrix cholodnii SP-6 genome encodes:
- a CDS encoding DUF6152 family protein, with protein sequence MSHTPADLPRRLWLRSLSGAALAAALALPAVAHHGWSWAEDGNSELRGEIVAAKLGNPHGELTLNVDGVRWIVEVGQPWRHERIGLKDEMLVKGVTLSVAGHRHADPKKKVFKAERVFIDGQKFDLYPDRD
- a CDS encoding AAA family ATPase, which encodes MTEAEPVPTIAKAEPRRVDGLPRLQVEQMGPIQHADVTFGDLTVIVGPQATGKSLFLQTLKLLIDRDQIHETFRHHSMNFSGRADAFLDGYYGRGMAGAWNVEQSRLVWNGKRVQLPEYASPTKSPKSKVMHERLFYIPAQRVMSLPGGVSQNFGQFNYGDPYALRVFSDAVHDLIQNEFGAKGELFPAANRLNATLREPINAHLFGGNKLVIDDSDFTKRLALAVPGQSKPLGFLSWSAGQREFAPMLMGLYWLCAVRHPQRMSGRTQAEIIEWVVIEEPEMGLHPQGISAVLLMVLELLRRGYRVVISTHSPVVLELVWALQEFKKLGADESDVRRLFDLKASAPAKDLGRVALGKDYRVYHFDRQHAVRDISNLSPGAEAIAESEWGGITGFSSRVNEVIAAAVNRADARTRLPH
- a CDS encoding Gfo/Idh/MocA family protein; protein product: MPADLPITDRKIKFALVGCGRIAKNHFASLAQHGERAELVAVCDNQPAALAAAVAATGAQGFASLDALLAGSDADIVVLTTPSGLHSRQAIRVAAAGRHVLSEKPMATKWDEGMAMVQACRDAGVKLFVVKQNRLNATMQLLKKAIDAKRFGRIHMVTVNVFWTRPQSYYDEAPWRGRWDMDGGAFMNQASHYVDMVDWLVGPVDNVHAYTATQARDIEAEDSGIMSLRLRAGGLASIAVTMLTYPKNLEGSITVLGERGTVRIGGVAINDIQHWEFDEPRPEDAEVKAASYATTSVYGFGHPLYYDNVINTLRGEAHAEVDGYSGLRSLEVLIAGYRSARDGVRVGLPLVF
- a CDS encoding acyltransferase, which codes for MNHWQHESAIVDPGAQLGEGTKVWHFSHVCPGARIGDNCSLGQNVFIANDVSIGHGVKIQNNVSVYDAVTLEDDVFVGPSVVFTNVYNPRAAVSRKSEYLQTRVKRGATLGANCTIVCGTTIGEYAFVGAGAVITRDVPAYALMAGVPARRIGWMSRNGERLGLPVHGEDEAVCPVTGERYRLRGDVVTRVSTS
- a CDS encoding RidA family protein; protein product: MKHDPDTLFAQFAERIGYLIDPGIKVGGNYTAVVADGDQVFVSGQTPRVGDRMAYTGRVGAEVALADAQRAAQICALRALTLLQRELGTLSRVRKILRVNVFVQCSAEFTQISEVGDGASEVFATVLGPAGLHTRTSVGVFALPKNAAVEIDLIAAAQPFNA
- a CDS encoding Bug family tripartite tricarboxylate transporter substrate binding protein, which gives rise to MTQPASPRTPRNPTRRQALALGLAAAAAPFTPARADTAKPIRLLVGFPPGGGTDAIARLLAERLKDELGTQVLVENKPGAGGQLAAQTLKASPADGSTFFLSHDHTITILPLVVKTPGFEPARDFVPVAGFATFVNALAVSGGTPARSLAEYVAWVKTQGGGKGAVGVPAPASVPEFLVKVIGEKYQLDLISAPYRGSAPMITDMLGNQIAAGVGSIPDFIENHKAGKIRVVAVLGGARQPALPDVPTFAELGLAGFEDVPYYGVFAPAGTPKANLDAFSAALGRVIAQREVHDRLTAMGLSVGLTSGTQLGAREQAYAKVWQRIIAASGFKPQ
- the lysS gene encoding lysine--tRNA ligase, which produces MSHPTPHHAAAPVAADENQLMAERREKLAVMRQQHREAGTAVFPNDFKPTDHATDLHRLHEGKDNEALEAAPITACVAGRMMLKRVMGKACFATLQDGSADGNPRIQLYITQDNVGAELLAAFKHWDLGDILGATGTLFRTKSGELSIKVTGLRLLTKSLRPMPDKHHGMTDQEQKYRQRYVDLMTDDSARERFRARSKAVASIRGFMLEHQFLEVETPMLHPIPGGANAKPFVTHHNALDQEMFLRIAPELYLKRLVVGGFERVFEINRNFRNEGISVRHNPEFTMMEFYAAYWNHHDLMDFTEQLLRHAATQATGSARVSYAGKPVHLDEPFARLSVRDSLVVHAGLTEAEADDAAVIHAKLTSLGEEPPKHWKLAALQFGLFEAVVEEKLWQPTFIIDYPVEVSPLARASDANPSITERFELFITGREFGNGFSELNDAEDQAARFQSQVANKDAGDEEAMFYDADFIRALEYGMPPTGGCGIGIDRLMMLLTDSVSIRDVVLFPALRREG